AGCGTCGTGGTGCGCCGGTTATGGCCTTTGCGCGAATTGCTACTGATCCCATTCGTTTACGTGAACAAATTTATCAACCAGATTATATTATTATTCAAGACGCCACTTTAGTTACACCTGATTCTAGCGTTTTGATA
This region of Candidatus Falkowbacteria bacterium genomic DNA includes:
- a CDS encoding pyruvate ferredoxin oxidoreductase, giving the protein MLEIRLHGRGGQGSVTAAELIAVAAFYDGKYAQAFPNFGVERRGAPVMAFARIATDPIRLREQIYQPDYIIIQDATLVTPDSSVLI